The region TTCACTCCGGACCGTGCTCGCTCGCTCTGTTTCCTCGGCCCACGTGCCCGGCCTTCGCTCTGCCCGAGCGTGCTCTGCTCCGCGGGGCCCGCCGGCGCTCCTGCCTGGTTCCGTGCGGGTGAGCCTCTTGCTCGGGCAGCCAGCAGGGCCGGAGGGCGAAAGAGGCTCACTGAGCCGTCAGTCTTGCCTGAGCCTGACGAGAAGTGACTGCTCGCTCGCGGGCgggaggggtgggggggagggggtgctGGGCCGCTGGAGTCCGGGAGCCCGTCGGCGGGTCAGGACCTGGAGTGAGGAAAGAGGCAAAGAGACGCAGAACTTCCTGTCAGCTGTGAATCCTGTCTCCCCACTCCCTCCCCCTTCCTTCTCGAACCCTCTCCCTTTCTCTGGCTTCGTCCCGACGCgcggagggagagagagactgctgAACGGACCTGACGTCGTCAGCTCTGGTTTAAACTCGATTTTTTCCACAAACGAAACTAcggtaggaaaaaaaatgtgactgGCTCCTGGAAACCTGCTTAGCTTTTTCGAGCagataaaaacaatttttttcgaGCGAAATCAAGCTAATTTAATGCAGTGGAAGACGCAGTGGAGTATGTCGTTGGGAGTTCGGCCGGGGCTAAAATCCTAGCTGGGGGTCGCGAGGGCCAGGCATGGCGAGCCGAGGCCAGGCATGGCGAGCCGAGCGTCACACCTGTGAGCCAGCAGGCCCACCCGGACACGTGCCGTCCCTGCCCCTCTTCCCCAGGATCCTGAAGTACTGTGCGCTCCGCGATAATCAGAGCCCAGAGGTGATTTCCTGAGTCGGGCTGCTCCTCTATCTAAAGTCAACAGCAGGATAATGAAGCCTTTCTCCAGCCCCGTCTGTCCTGGGTCCGTCGCACCTCTCCGCACCTCCAGAAATAGCCCATTGACGCCACACAGCTCTTAATTAAGGACGCGCGACGCCTGCTTCCGCCCCCCCTGCGCTCATCACCTGTGCTTTTCAGGTCCGCGCGTCCGTTGTTTCACAACCACGGAGACTTTCCGCGAGGGGGGAAAATCCCCCGACGCGCGATACGATGCACACCTTTGCCGTTTTGGAAAGGGGGTGGATGAGGGTTGGGACGGCAGGCCTGAATCATCCCCGGAGGTCCTGCCCGGCCCAGAAAGAGTCATGAAGAGCTCCCCCCTCCCGCCAGCGGGGGGCACCACCTCCGCGCGTCTTGTGTGCGATGAGCCGGGGCGGCGGAGACGTGGCCCCCTCTTCATGTTGTTCTGTTAGCCCCCCCCACCATCAgcatcaccaccaccaccccgcTTGCACAGCTGTCTGGTCTGTCTGGAAAGATGTGCCCTTCGTTAGAAACCAGCCcatcccccccctccccccagctCTGGGCCGCGCGCCTGCTGGCGGACTCCCTCTGCCCCTCCCACTGTAGGACGGGGGGGGTTGGGTGGGGTCAGCAGCCTGGCGCGTACAGCCCAGAGCAGAGAGGCCGATTGCAACATGGCGAACCACGGGCCAGGGTGGAGGCATGGTAACTCAGGCGGCAGGGGCGTCTAGCTCCTGTTGTCCCAGGTTCGATCCCAGGTAGGGCCAAGCGATGGGGCTCTGAttccttccagacggctcccAGGTCTGGTCAGCCTGCTTTCCAGATGAGTACAGGGAGGTTAATCCTTCCGGGGGTAATAGGCCGACCGGAGCGTGATGCTGATcccatcacctccacctccagtgtcggaGGGTGTAGGAAAATGGTGGCCCATTCCCCCATGATGGCCCTGATGGCCTGGAAAGGGACCTACCCTACTCCCAGGGCAGGACGAAGCAGAGTGTGTCAGACCAGGGCGGGGAGCCAACTTGGTCATTGACTGTGACAGAACTCCTCGGCTCGGAGTCCAGACTCCAGAGGCCGTGGCCGTGCAGAAGTGTGTCAACAGGCAGCGAGGTGTGAGGACACCCTGGGCTGCCCAGCCCTCACCCCTCTCCGCACTCTGAGGGGACCGAACCCCAGATGGTGAAGAGGGATATGGACAGACGGAGGTCTGTCGGTGACGTGTCTTGACCGCGGAGGGGCTGAGCCACAGCTGTGTCCTAACAGGGGGGAAGGGCAAAACATTTTCCGTTTTGTCCGAGCGGATTCCTGCCACGTTCAGGCCCAGCGTTTCCGACGTGTAGCCGGGCTGGAAAAACAGATTGTAATTAAAGCAGGGAGATcccctccctgtctccctgcagGATACGAAGGGCCAtgctgcaggtgtgtgtgtgtgtgtgtgtgagggcgTTCTAGCGTTCTTAGAGATGTACGTTTCCCCCAGCAACGATATTCCTAGCCGTCTTTATCTGGGGCTTTTATAAGTCTTGCACTTGCGCCATTTCCCTGTTTAATTACTGCAGCTTTATGATGATGTATTCAAGGATGCTGTGTAACCGAGCAGAGCATTGCTGCAGCCTTTCTTCCTGTAACAATGAGGAGGTGAAGCGCTTTTCTAATGTCCTGATTGAGTCATCCCCGTGGAGCTTACAGCTTGGGTCCCCTGGGTCTCCCTGGTTGGCACTGGTGGGATTGGATCTCCAAACCGTGGGGTCCATGCTCCCCTCGCCCAGCGCTGTCTCACAGCTGCCTTCCCTGCCGCGCAGAGCTCTCGATCGGCCCCTTGTTTTCCCCCTTCTGGCCTGTTTTCCTCGTCCGCTCTCTTGTTCGGTAACTTCCAGCTTCACACACAGACAACTCTGCGGCGCCTCTCGGTTCCCATGCTGGCTCGCTGGGTTCAACAGCCCGCCAGTGTCTGGATCTGTATGTGACGCTACAGAAGACAGGGGCGAAATCCACGTGTGAGACAGGCCCCACAGCCCACAGTGGGCTGCTGGGATAGCTCTGTCATTGTCTTATGGCCACCCTATGTTCCTACCCTGACCCCCCCCCAAACTGAGTTTCCCAAGACTACTCCTGCTGTGGTGACTCTTTCCCCTTCCCTGAGGAGAGGCTGCAGTCCGtgctgaggaagaggagaggctgCAGTCTgtgctgaggaagaggagggggggCTGCAGTCCGTGCTCAGGAAGAGGAGAGGCTGCAGTCCGtgctgaggaagaggagaggctgCAGTCTgtgctgaggaagaggagggggggCTGCAGTCCGTGCTCAGGAAGAGGAGAGGCTGCAGTCCGtgctgaggaagaggagaggggggCTGCAGTCTgtgctgaggaagaggagggggggCTGCAGTCTGtgctgaggaagaggagaggctgCAGTCTgtgctgaggaagaggaggggggaCTGCAGTCCGtgctgaggaagaggagaggctgCAGTCTGtgctgaggaagaggagaggggggCTGCAGTCTGtgctgaggaagaggagaggctgCAGTCCgtgctgaggaagaggaggggggcTGCAGTCTGtgctgaggaagaggagaggctgCAGTCTgtgctgaggaagaggaggggggcTGCAGTCCGtgctgaggaagaggagaggggcTGCAGTCTGTGCTGAGGAAGAAGAGGGGGGCTGCAGTCCAtgctgaggaagaggagaggctgCAGTCCGTGCTGAGGAAGAGTAGAGGGGGGCTGCAGTCCgtgctgaggaagaggagggggggCTGCAGTCCGtgctgaggaagaggagaggctgCAGTCTGtgctgaggaagaggagaggggggCTGCAGTCCGtgctgaggaagaggagaggctgCAGTCCgtgctgaggaagaggagggggggCTGCAGTCCGtgctgaggaagaggagaggctgCAGTCCGTGCTGAGGAAGAGTAGAGGAGAGGCTGCAGTCTgtgctgaggaagaggaggggctgTAATGAGATGAGTAAACACTGCAGTGACTGAGCAGCGAGCAGCTGAGGGCTCTTCACTCGGAGCCACCTGAATAGCCCCTCTATCAACAGCACGCTCACAGAGCCACGCAGAGCTTTAATTACGATCTCCATTGAATATTCAAAGGGCCGCAGAACACAAGCCGTCTTCAAACCCTGAAAAACAATCACACACAGAAACGGGcagctttgttttctgttttctctaaAAAAAACTCCTGATGAGCCATCATTATATATTCACGCATTGATGAGGTCACCTGGACATTTAACTGAATGACAACTAGGAAAGGAAAACCTCTGTTTATGCCACTGGGTTATGGAAGGGCCTGATACCTCTGACGGGTCGGTCCTGCTGGGCTCTCCCACAGCTCTGGTTTTACTCTCTAGACTGTTAGTTTCACTGCAGCGCTCAGTGCCAGCTGTTAGCACAACTGGAACACACACGCCGCGTTCTTGTAGGGAATATTCCCTCCTtagagcactggggtcctaatTCATTGCTCATTTGTTTTGCTGGAGCTTTTATCTAAAGCAGCTTCCATTAGCACCCATTTTGACAACTGGGTATTTTGCTGGAGCAATCTGAGTAAAGTACCTCGCTCAAGGAGACAGCGGTGTCTTAGCTAGGggttgaacccacaaccttccagttatacagtaagtgcacaaccctgaccactgcaccacacgGCTGCCCTCTTATCCCTTCCCAGCATCCCCTGGTCTCTGCCTCACGATCCCCAACAGCTCACCTGACGATGGTGAAACTTCTGCTCTTCTCTGGGGGAGTGCACACAGGTCACTACAGCCCTGGCTATTGAGCATGCTATAGGCAGGGACTCTGTAAGGAGAGCTGAGTAACTGTGCTGTGTCCTACTGTAAGGAGAGCTGAGTTACTGTGCTGTGTCCTACTGTAAGTGAGCTGAGTTACTGTGCTGTGTCCTACTGTAAGGAGAGCTGAGTTACTGTGCTATGTCCTACTGTGAGGTGAGCTGAGTTACTGTGCTGTGTCCTACTGTGAGGTGAGCTGAGTTACTGTGCTGTGTCCTACTGTAAGGAGAGCTGAGTTACTGTGCTGTGTCCTACTGTAAGGAGAGCTGAGTTACTCTGCTGTGTCCTACTGTGAGGTGAGCTGAGTTACTTGCTGTGTCCTACTGTAAGGAGAGCTGAGTTACTTGCTGTGTCCTACTGTACGTGAGCTGAGTTACTCTGCTGTGTCCTACTGTGAGGTGAGCTGAGTTACTTGCTGTGTCCTACTGTGAGGTGAGCTGAGTTACTGTGCTGTGTCTTACTGTAAGTGAGCTGAGTTACTGTGCTGTGTCCTACTGTGAGGAGAGCTGAGCTACTGTGCTGTGTCCTACTGTGAGGTGAGCTGAGTTACTGTGCTGTGTCCTACTGTAAGGAGAGCTGAGTTACTGTGCTGTGTCCTACTGTGAGGTGAGCTGAGTTACTTGCTGTGTCCTACTGTGAGGTGTCCTACTGTAAGTGAGCTGAGTTACTGTGCTGTGTCCTACTGTGAGGAGAGCTGAGCTACTGTGCTGTGTCCTACTGTGAGGTGAGCTGAGTTACTGTGCTGTGTCCTACTGTAAGGAGAGCTGAGTTACTGTGCTGTGTCCTACTGTAAGGAGAGCTGAGTTACTGTGCTGTGTCCTACTGTGAGGTGAGCCGAGTTACTGTGCTGTGTCCTACTGTAAGTGAGCTGAGTTACTGTGCTGTGTCCTACTGTGAGGAGAGCTGAGTTACTGTGCTGTGTCCTACTGTAAGGAGAGCTGAGTTACTGTGTTGTGTCCTACTGTAAGTGAGCTGAGTTACTGTGCTGTGTCCTACTGTAAGGAGAGCTGAGTTACTGTGCTGTGTCCTACTGTGAGGTGAGCTGAGTTACTGTGCTGTGTCCTACTGTAAGTGAGCTGAGTTACTGTGCTGTGTCCTACTGTAAGGAGAGCTGAGTTACTGTGCTGTGTCCTACTGTGAGGTGAGCTGAGTTACTTGCTGTGTCCTACTGTGAGGTGAGCCGAGTTACTGTGCTGTGTCCTACTGTAAGTGAGCTGAGTTACTGTGCTGTGTCCTACTGTGAGGAGAGCTGAGCTACTGTGCTGTGTCCTACTGTGAGGTGAGCTGAGTTACTGTGCTGTGTCCTACTGTAAGGAGAGCTGAGTTACTGTGCTGTGTCCTACTGTAAGGAGAGCTGAGTTACTGTGCTGTGTCCTACTGTGAGGTGAGCCGAGTTACTGTGCTGTGTCCTACTGTAAGGAGAGCTGAGTTACTGTGTTGTGTCCTACTGTAAGTGAGCTGAGTTACTGTGCTGTGTCCTACTGTAAGGAGAGCTGAGTTACTGTGCTGTGTCCTACTGTGAGGTGAGCTGAGTTACTGTGCTGTGTCCTACTGTAAGTGAGCTGAGTTACTGTGCTGTGTCCTACTGTGAGGAGAGCTGAGTTACTGTGCTGTGTCCTACTGTAAGGAGAGCTGAGTTACTGTGTTGTGTCCTACTGTAAGTGAGCTGAGTTACTGTGCTGTGTCCTACTGTAAGGAGAGCTGAGTTACTTGCTGTGTCCTACTGTGAGGTGAGCTGAGTTACTGTGCTGTGTCCTACTGTAAGTGAGCTGAGTTACTGTGCTGTGTCCTACTGTAAGGAGAGCTGAGTAACTGTGCTGTGTCCTACTGTGAGGAGAGCTGAGTTACTGTGCTGTGTCCTACTGTGAGGAGAGCtgagtttctgtgctgtgtgctACTGTAAGGTGAGCTGAGTTACTGTGCTGTGTCCTACTGTACGTGAGCTGAGTAACTGTGCTGTGTCCTACTGTGAGGTGAGCTGAGTTACTGTGCTGTGTCCTACTGTAAGGAGAGCTGAGTTACTGTGCTATGTCCTACTGTGAGGTGAGCTGAGTTACTGTGCTGTGTCCTACTGTGAGGTGAGCTGAGTTACTGTGCTGTGTCCTACTGTGAGGTGAGCTGAGTTACTGTGCTGTGTCCTGCTGTAAGGAGAGCTGAGCTACTGTGCTGTGTCCTACTGTAAGGAGAGCTGAGTTACTTGCTGTGTCCTACTGTGAGGTGAGCTGAGTTACTGTGCTGTGTCCTACTGTAAGTGAGCTGAGTTACTGTGCTGTGTCCTACTGTAAGGAGAGCTGAGTTACTGTGCTGTGTCCTACTGTGAGGAGAGCTGAGTTACTGTGCTGTGTCCTACTGTGAGGTGAGCTGAGTTACTCTGCTGTGTCCTACTGTAAGGTGAGCTGAGTTACTGTGCTGTGTCCTACTGTAAGGAGAGCTGAGTAACTGTGCTGTGTCCTACTGTAAGGAGAGCTGAGTTACTGTGCTGTGTCCTACTGTGAGGTGAGCTGAGTTACTGTGCTGTGTACTACTGTAAGTGAGCTGAGTTACTGTGCTGTGTACTACTGTGAGGTGAGCTGAGTTACTGTGCTGTGTCCTACTGTAAGTGAGCTGAGTTACTGTGCTGTGTACTACTGTGAGGTGAGCTGAGTTACTGTGCTGTGTCCTACTGTACGTGAGCTGAGTTACTCTGCTGCGTCCTACTGTAAGGAGAGCTGAGTTACTTGCTGTGTCCTACTGTGAGGTGAGCTGAGTTACTGTGCTGTGTCCTACTGTAAGTGAGCTGAGTTACTGTGCTGTGTCCTACTGTAAGGAGAGCTGAGTTACTGTGTTGTGTCCTACTGTAAGGAGAGCTGAGTAACTGTGCTGTGTCCTACTGTGAGGAGAGCTGAGTTACTGTGCTGTGTCCTACTGTAAGTGAGCTGAGTTACTGTGTTGTGTCCTACTGTAAGGAGAGCTGAGTAACTGTGCTGTGTCCTACTGTGAGGAGAGCTGAGTTACTGTGCTGTGTCCTACTGTGAGGTGAGCTGAGTTACTGTGCTGTGTCCTACTGTGAGGAGAGCTGAGTTACTCTGCTGCGTCCTACTGTGAGGTGAGCTGAGTTACTGTGCTGTGTCCTACTGTAAGGAGAGCTGAGTAACTGTGCTGTGTCCTACTGTGAGGAGAGCTGAGTTACTGTGCTGTGTCCTACTGTGAGGTGAGCTGAGTTACTGTGCTGTGTCCTACTGTGAGGAGAGCTGAGTTACTCTGCTGCGTCCTACTGTGAGGTGAGCTGAGTTACTGTGCTGTGTCCTACTGTAAGGAGAGCTGAGTTACTCTGCTGCGTCCTACTGTGAGGTGAGCTGAGTTACTGTGCTGTGTACTACTGTAAGGAGAGCTGAGTAACTGTGCTGCGTCCTACTGTAAGGTGAGCTGAGTTACTGTGCTGTGTCCTACTGTAAGGAGAGCTGAGTTACTGTGCTGTGTCCTACTGTAAGTGAGCTGAGTTACTCCGGTGTGTTGCTGTGTCCTACTGTAGCTGCAGTCTGACAGTTATACCCCTCCTTCCACAGAGAAGGTCTGTCTTCACTAGGAGTTGCAGAGGGCCGGACAGCTTGGTGATTTCAGAGCTTGGTGAGTCACTGCGCTTTATTAAAAGCAGGTCTGTTTCCTTACCCCTGTTACCTGTTACCTCCAGTGGGATTTTTCTGTGTTCATTTCAAACAGGGCAACAGAGCAAACAGCCTTTGTCTTTGAAGTGCGTGTCCTGTGCATCTATAAAACTGAATAAGCCTTGAAAACCCATCTGCCAAAAgacaaacacattcaaatgaCAGATTACTGGAGGAGAGaggaagggggagagagaggaatggAAAAGGAGAGATCAAAGCCAAAGAATCTGAACATTTGCAAACTCGTGTTGTTCCTGACTAATCAGATTAACTGTGCTGGCAGGAGCCAGGCTCCCCGGCGCAGGCAGGGTGCTGGTCTGGACACAGGgcgagaggggagaggagggcgGCGGGGCGCCGGAGGCAGGGCATGGCTCTCATCAGCACCCACTCCCGCTGCCGGATCAGGACAGGGGACACGTCTGCCTGGGCGCCGGGCCCTTTCATGTCCGCCCTGTTAGATCTGCTCAGGCGGGAAGCTCACGAAGACTCTGCTGTcggatctcggaagctaagcagggtcgggcctggttagtactgggatgggagaccagcTGGGAATACCCAGCtatggggtggtgtggtggctctgtggctcgggatctgcgcctgtggctggaaggttgtcggtTCGTATCCcacattgggcccctgagcaaggccctgaaccccaactgctccaggggtgctgtacaatggctgaccctgagctctgacccccagcttctctccctgtctgtgtgtctcatggagagcaagtgtgaaaagacaaattcctcatacaagaaattgaatagggccaataaagtgatctctatCTCCACGAGGTCTTGAAGGCCTTTCTCCTCTGGTGCCAAGCCCCTCGGCACACGCACACGGAACGAGCTGAATCTGACTCGAGACAGTGGGAGCCCGGAGTATCTGAACAGGAGGTTCCTCAGCTCTGAGCGCTGCGGTTCGACTCGGAGATCCTGCTTACCTCTGGAGTATTAACGATTGGACCGGGAGCCCTGACGCAGGGAGGCGCGCAGATCTGCAGCCGTGTCAAAGGAGGGCCTTGAGGGTGGCTTCGGTGAGGCCCACGGACGGGTGGGGGGGGTGTGGGTCTCCACCGTCCCCccttctctccccctctcccttctGCTCTGTCTCTGCCCCCCACTCTGACTCGGGGCCTGTGTGCGGGGGGGTGGCTGACCGGTGACGCTAGTCCAGCAGGCAGGTGCTGTTGAAGAGCCGCAGACAGCCCCGCAggagcgcacacacacacacacacgtacgtGAAACACGCGTGAGTGAGCCCAGAAGGCTCTCGGGGTGTGGACACCCTGGGCGGTTCCGTGTGACGCGTGCCGGGTTTGAAGAAAGCACACGAAGGGCTTTGTGCTTTGATCGACTGATCAATCGATAGCCCATCCCAATCAATGGGTCGATTGATTGATTGGGATGGACTCGTCCGGTTACAGTCACAGAAATACATGGccttaaatgtttaaaagacaTGTCTGAAAGGAGACCCGCTCTCCTCTGGCCTGGGGTTCTTTTCCCTAACGTGATCTGCCGAGGAGGTCGGAGGAGGCCGATGCCCAGGAATGGAGCCTCCGGACTGGGGATTCTCAGGATCCCCAGATCCCCAGATTCCCCCAGCTGTGTGCCGCCACAGGGGCCCTACCCCAGCCAAGCCTTGTTCTGGCCTCAGGGGGCTCCTGTCTGGGGGTCCAGCCCAGTGAGGgggtgtgcacacacacacccctctggGGCTCGAACACCTGTGTCGGCACAGAAATTAATCAGTGTTAAGGAATTTGTGCTCCATCAGAATTAGCGAGCAGCGCTCAGCACACAGGAGCTTTAGGCTGCAGTAATCACCTTTTCGCCGGGCGGGGTGGGGGGGCTGAGCTTCTTTAGTCCTTTTACTGGAATCCCCCCGCCGTGATGCGCCGGGACACAGCGCTGATCAGAGGGCGGGACCTGTCCGCGCTGGGAGAGCCCCGCTGgcgtgtggagtgtgggagagGGTGCCCAGCGGCGCGCGGAGACGAGGGGACGGGTGACTGCCTGTCGGTGACGGCTTGGAGGACACTGAGGGAGAAGAGCGTCTTCAGTGAAGCGCAAAGCCCAGGTGAGGCAGGCTGGGTGAGGCAGGTCAGGTGAGGCAGGTCTGGTGAGGCAGGTCTGGTGAGGCAGGTCAGGTGAGGCAGGTCTGGGTGAGGCAGGCCGGGTGAGGCAGGCCGGGTGAGGCAGGTCTGGGTGAGGCAGGTCTGGTGAGGCAGGTCAGGTGAGGCAGGTCTGGGTGAGGCAGGTCTGGGTGAGGCAGGTCAGGTGAAGCAGGTCTGGTGAGGCAGGTCAGGTGAGGCAGGTCTGGGTGAGGCAGGTCTGGGTGAGGCAGGTCTGGTGAGGCAGGTCAGGTGAGGCAGGTCTGGGTGAGGTGGCGAAAGTGCTGAGTGTTAGTTGCAGGGACATGGAAGGTCACCAGTTTGCAGGGGGCCAGCTAAGCCTCAGCCTGCTCTGCAGGAcacctcccctctctcctcccctcctgGGGacacctctccctctctcctctcctcctggggacacctctccctctctcctcccctcctgGGGacacctctctcctctctcctctcctcctggggacacctctctcctctctcctctccctctctcctctcctcctggggacacctctccctctctcctctcctcctggggacacctctctcctctctcctctccctctctcctcccctcctgGGGacacctctctcctctccctctctcctcccctcctgGGGacacctctccctctctcctcccctcctgGGGacacctctctcctctccctctctcctctctcctctcctcctgaggacacctctctccctccctctcccctctctcctctcctcctggggacacctctctcctctccctctctcctctctcctctcctcctgaggacacctctctccctccctctcccctctctcctctcctcctggggacacctctctcctctctcctctctcctctctcctctctcctctccctctctcctcccctcctgGGGacacctctctcctctctcctctctcctctccctctctcctcccctcctgGGGacacctctctcctctccctctctcctcctctcctggacacctctccctccctctcccctctctcctctcctcctggggacacctctctcctctctcctctccctctctcctctcctcctggggacagctctctcctctccctctctcctctctcctcccctcctgGGGacacctctctccctctctcctctccctctctcctcctctcctggacacctctctccctctcttctctcctcctggggacacctctctcctctctcctctctcctctccctctctcctctcctcctggggacagctctctctccctctgtcctgtgtctctgtgtctgtgtgctgtggaCACACGCTCTTCTGTCCTCTGTGCGATGGAGGGTACTCAGCTCAGCTCAGGCTGTTGGAGTTTTCTATTTGTCCTTCAGCAGGTTTAACCCCTGGGGGACAGCGCACACATAACGAACACACAGAGTTTCCCTTAACCCTCTGTGGCTCCTGTAGGAAACCCGGGGCCGCACACGTTTGACTCTGCCATTTCCTTCCATTAACAACCCATCCCCGAGAGAGCCCTGCCGCGCGGAGCTGCCCTCGCCTGGCTGTACGCcctgtctctcaggtgcccaagCGAGCTCTGGCGAGCCGGGTCAGGGTGCCGGCTGACCGCTGCTCGCCGTGGGCTCCAGGCTCTTCCCGCCCGAGCGAGCGCGGTCTCCGCTGAAGCCGGCCTCTCGCATTGCTTCTGACAGATGCTCTTCGTACGCGCGTTATCTTTAGTTTCATCGGATCCCTGCTCACTGGGCCGAGGCACCACCTCCCCCCAAACACCCGAGAGCCTCCAGCATCACGGGCCGGGATTCCAGAACCGGCACCGTGGCTCCCGGTGCGCAGGCTTCCGGTTCCGTCAGGTGCCGATACCGCGCGCGAAATGCTGTCAGCGCCTTGTCTGCTCTCGGCCCCGGTAGAGTACCGATCTGTCGGCGCCTCGTCTCCTCTCGGCCCCGGTAGAGTACCGATCTGTCGGCGCCTCGCATTGAAAGGTGGAAAACACGCGCGGCGCTGACCtcatccctccccccccccacggtggaaacaaaacaaaacagccgGTTTTGAAATGCCAAGGCCTCGCGGGCCTGCGCtcgtgtgttttttcttctctcagCCGTGGGAGCGCGGAGGAGCTGTCAGAAACTCGCGCAAAACACGTCCACGTTACAGCCGATGCGCTCTCAGAGCTCGGGGGTACAGTAGGTACCTGTGGCCGCCAAAGCTGTCACATGCAACAGGTGCTTGAGTTCAAGCGACCTGACCCGTGCAAAGCGATCTCATACCATTTCACCCCCAACGGCAGGGAACAGCTCTG is a window of Lepisosteus oculatus isolate fLepOcu1 chromosome 21, fLepOcu1.hap2, whole genome shotgun sequence DNA encoding:
- the LOC138224463 gene encoding octapeptide-repeat protein T2-like, producing the protein MREAGFSGDRARSGGKSLEPTASSVPSIAQRTEERVSTAHRHRDTGQRERELSPGGEERGRGERREERGVPRRREERERGVQERRREGEERGREVSPGGEERGERERRELSPGGEERGRGERREVSPGGEERGEREGEVSRRGGERERREVSPGGEERGRGERREERGVPRRRGERGEGGREVSSGGEERGERERREVSPGGEERGEREGERCPQEERREERGRGERCPQEGRREGEVSPGGEERGRGERCPQEGRREGEERGERCPQEERREGEVSPGGEERGRGERREVSPGGEERGERCPQEGRREGEVSPGGEERGRGVPRRGGERGGVLQSRLRLSWPPANW